The genomic stretch CGCGAACGCTCCGGGTCGGGGTCGAATATAGAGGTGAGCCGTGGGTGTCCCCAAGAAGCGTACTTCGAAGATGCGTCGCGACCGCCGCCGTGCGGCCAACAACAACCTGCGGAGCGCCGTGCAGGTGACCAAGTGCCCGAACTGCAAGGAGCCGGTGATGCCTCACCGCGCCTGCACGTCCTGTGGCCAGTACAAGGGCCGTGAAGTGGTCGCTCAGGCCGAGGCCTGACACACAGCCGCATACAGCGCCCTTCCCGGGCGCTGCGAAACACGACGGGCCGCGTCTCCATTCTGTGGAGGCCGCGGCCCTTGTCGTTTCAGGGCCCCCTCTCACGAGGCGGCCCTGCACTCCAGGCTCACTTCAGTTGCTGAGCTTGATGTTCTTCAGCGGCGCCAGCCGCGGGTCCGCAGGCCGGGTGTCACAGGTGCAGGCGACGTCGTTGCGGTTCGCGCCGCACTGCGAGCACAGGCCCTTGCAGTCGTCCCGGCACACGGCGTTCATCGGCAGGGCCAGCAGGAGCTGCTCCCGGACGATGGGGTCCAGGTTGATGGTCTTCCCGTCGAAGACTTCCTGATCCGCGTCGTCCATCTCGAAGGAGCCGCCAGACTCTCCCTGGCTACGCTCCTTCTTCTCCATGGCCTTCTCGTCGTCATCCTTGAAGTCGTCGCCCCGGGCCAGCGACTCCGGCACCAGGTTGAGCGTGAACTCCACGGGGACCTTCGTGGCCACGTCGGTGAGGCAGCGCTTGCAGGGGCTGGTGACGTCCACCGTGAAGCGCCCCTCCAGCAGCACGCCGCCGCTCAGCTTGCGCAGCGACGCCTTCAACGTCGCCGGGGCCGTTGCCCGGAATCCGGTATCCTCGCCGGAGGCAGCGCCTCCCAGCGTCTCACCGAGCAGCTCGAGATTGACGGGCTCCTCGAGCTTCAGCCCTGCGTCCTTGATTTGATCAACCTTTACGAGCATTTACGCTACTTCCAGGCGAAAAGGGGCGCGCAACATAGAGGGCGGCCCCTCCAGCGTCAACACGCCGTCATGCAACACCGCCACGAAGATGTCACCGCGCCGTCACCCCCGATGGGCCGGCCTTCGTGGATTCTCTCGATAACGTTTGGATAGGTTCGAATCGATGCACGCACACGGCTGGCGGTTGCGCGGGTGGGCCCTGCTCCTGGTGCTGGGCCTGGGTGCCCAACCGGGCTGGAGCCGGCCCCTCTTCCCTGAGCCTGTTCTCTCGCAGCTCGGCCCGGCCAGTCCGGCCATCACCGAGGCCCGCGAGCAGTTCGACCAGGGCGAATTCGAAGACGCACGTCGCACCCTCCTGGAAGGCCTGGATGCGCCGGACCTGACGGATGATCAGCTGGTGGAGATGTACCGCCTGCTGGGCCTCACGGCCCTCTACCTGGGGGACGAGCCCCAGGCGCGCGACGCCTACGAGAAGCTGCTCCAGGCCCGGCCGGACTACGAGCTCCCCCGCAGCTCCCCGCCCAAGCTGCGCGCCCTCTACGCGCGCATCCGCGAGGACATCAAGAGCCGGCGCGTCCGCCCCGTCACCCTGGACGCGGACCCCATCCCTGATCCGCCGGGTGGCGAGCCCGTCGTCGTGGAGGCCACCATCCAGGACCTGGCGCTGGGCGCCCGCGCGCGCCTCTTCTACCGGCGCGCCGGTGACGAGGCCTACAACTCGGTGGACTTCGCGCGTGAGCGAGGCCCCGACGGCCGCCCCCGCGAGCGCTACCGCGCGGTGCTGCCGGCCTACGAGGTACCCACCGAGGCCGAGGCCTACGAGATGGAGTACTACTTCGAGGTCGCGGACGCGGCGCAGCGCCGGCTCGCGGGCCGGGGAGACTCCTTCCAGCCGCTCATCTTCCAGGTGGCGCCCCGGGCCGTGCGCGCCGGCGCCGCCGCCGACCCGTCCTCCCGCCCCTGGTACAAGAGCCCCTGGCTCTGGGTGGGCGTGGGCGCGGTGGCCATTGGCGCCACCGCCGGCATCGTGGCGCTGACCTCCGGCGAAGAGCGGGGCCGCGTTCCCATCACCATCCGCGTGGAGCCCCCCGCCCCATGAGCCTGCGCCTCCTGTTTCCCCTGCTGTTGCTCGGCCTTGGAGCGTGCGGCCCTGACGCCGAGCCTGCGGGCCGCTTTCCGCTCGCCCTGACGCTGGAGCGCGCGGTGGCCAACGACGTCCAGGCCCTGCAGGTGGCCGTGGTGACGCGGGGCTCCAGCCGCAGCTGCACCGAGATTCAGCGCACGTGCCTGGGCACCCAGGTGCGGCGTGACGACCTGGTGGTGCTGAAGGACGCCCAGGGCCGCGAGGGCCGGGCCCTCCGCTTCCCGGTGGACCTGGCGGCCCTCCAGTCGGGTGGAAGCCTGGAGCTGGCGGTGGACGTGCCGGTGGGCCGAGATTACGCGCTCGTCATCGAGGCGATCACCACGGGGACCCCGCCCGGCTTCCTGGGGAGTTCGTGCAACTACCTCCGAGAGGTCAACGCGGGCGACAACGCCCCGGTGATTGCCGCGCCCCTGACGCTGACCGGTGGAGATTGCAACCCGTCCATCGCGCCCTGAGCGCGGAGGGACTCAAGAGGACTTCATGTCGCGCATCCTGATTATCGAGGACGAGCAGGACCTGGCTGGCCTCGTCGACTACAACCTGCGGGCCGCGGGCTTCGAAACGGAGACGGCCAACACCGGCGCGAGCGGGCTCGCCAAGGCGCGCGCGCATCCGCCAGACCTGGTGCTGCTGGACCTGATGCTGCCGGACGTGGCGGGCAGCGAGGTGCTGCGCATGCTCAAGGCGGACACCGAGCTGCGCAAGGCGTCCGTCATCATCGTCAGCGCGAAGGGCCAGGAGTCCGACCGGGTGCAGGGCCTGGAGCTGGGCGCCGACGACTACGTGGTGAAGCCCTTCTCCGTCCGCGAACTCCTCCTGCGCGTCAAGGCCGTGCTGCGCCGCGCGGACGCGGAGGACGGGCCCGCCGCGGTGCTCGCCTCCGGTGACATCAGCCTGGACACCACCCGCCACCAGGTGCGCGTGAAGGGCGAAGAGGTGCTCCTCACCGCGCTGGAGTTCCGCCTGCTGCGCACGCTGCTGGAGCGCTCGGACCGGGTGCAGACGCGCGAGGTGCTGCTGTCGGACGTCTGGGGCATCCAGGCGGAGATCCACACCCGCACCGTGGACACGCACATCAAGCGGCTGCGCGAGAAGCTGGGCCCCGCTGGGGACATCATCGAGACGGTGCGCGGCGTGGGCTACAAGCTCAGCCCTCCGTGAGGCCGCCCCGCCCATGCCCCTGCGCGCCACACTCCTCCCGCTCCTGCTGCCCGCCGTCGTCGTCGCGACGCTCGTCGCCATCCTCGACGGGCCGAAGGAGGTCGTCGCCGCGGCGCTCGTCGCGCTCGCCGGCTCCCTCATGTCCCTGGGCATGAGCCGCGGAACGCTGCAGCGGCAGCTCGACCTGCTTGCCCGCCACACGCGGGACCGCGCCGAGGGGGGCCCCTCTACCGCGCCCTCCGTTGTCCCCGAGCGGCTGGACGAGGTGGCCGGGCTCGAAGGCGCCATCGACTCGCTGCACGCCCAGCTGTCCGCGCGCAACACGGCGCTTACCCAGGAGGCGCGCACCCTCACCGCCGTGATGGACGGCATGACGGAAAGCATCTGGGTGACGGACGAAGAAGGCACGGTGGTGCGCCACAACGACGCCCTCCGGGCCATGCTGGCATCCACGGGCAGCCCGCTCACCGGCCAGCGCCCCCTGGCCCTCATCCGGAACGAGGCGCTGCACGACGCCGTGATGCGCGCCTGCCGGGAGAGCGCATCCAGCCACCTGGAGCTCACGCTGGACGGCCTCTTCCCGCGCACGCTCTCCATCCGGGTGACGCCGCTGGCCAAGGACTTGCCGGGCAGCGCCGCCGTCTTCCACGACGTCACCGAGCTGCGCCGGTTGGAGAAGGTGCGCAAGGACTTCGTGGCCAACGTGTCGCACGAGCTGCGCACGCCGATTACCGCCGTCCGAGGCTACGCGGAGACGCTCCAGGGCGGCGCCCTCAATGACCCCGTCATGGCGCCGAAGATGGTGGAAATCATCCACCGCCAGTCCGAACGCCTGTCCGAGCTGGTGGAGGACCTGCTGGAGCTGTCCCGCCTGGAGTCGCGCGAGGTGAGCCTGAAGCTCGCCCGCGTCACCCTGGCCGACGCCGCCGCCCGCGCCGCCGACACCGTGCGCCCCAAGGCCGAGGGCAAGGGCCAGGTCATTTCACTCCATGTCCCCCAAAATCTACTCGCGGTGGGGGACACCCGGGCCGTGGAGCAGGTGCTGCTCAACCTGCTGGACAACGCGGTGAAGTACACGCCCGCGGGTGGCCGTGTGGATGTTTACGGTGCGTGCGAGGGAGGCCGCTGCGTGGTGCGGGTGAAGGACACGGGGGTGGGCATCGAGGCCAAGCACCTGTCGCGCATCTTCGAGCGCTTCTACCGGGTGGACAAGGGCCGCAGCCGGGACATGGGCGGTACCGGCCTGGGGCTCGCCATCGTCAAGCACCTGCTTCAGGCCATGGATGGCGAGGTCAAGGTGGAGAGTCAACCCAACGAGGGGAGCACCTTCACCATTTTTCTGCCCCTGGCGGCTTCATCGAGCGCGGCGACAGGGTAGGATGGGGTGACCATGCGGGTCGCCATCCTCGCGGACATCCACGGGAATCTTCCTGCCTGCGAGGCCGTCCTCGAGGACATCGCGCGCTCTGTGGCGCCCGACTACATCGTCGCGGCCGGTGACCTGGCGCTGCGTGGCGCCCATCCCCGGGA from Myxococcus xanthus encodes the following:
- the rpmF gene encoding 50S ribosomal protein L32; this translates as MGVPKKRTSKMRRDRRRAANNNLRSAVQVTKCPNCKEPVMPHRACTSCGQYKGREVVAQAEA
- a CDS encoding YceD family protein: MLVKVDQIKDAGLKLEEPVNLELLGETLGGAASGEDTGFRATAPATLKASLRKLSGGVLLEGRFTVDVTSPCKRCLTDVATKVPVEFTLNLVPESLARGDDFKDDDEKAMEKKERSQGESGGSFEMDDADQEVFDGKTINLDPIVREQLLLALPMNAVCRDDCKGLCSQCGANRNDVACTCDTRPADPRLAPLKNIKLSN
- a CDS encoding tetratricopeptide repeat protein, which gives rise to MHAHGWRLRGWALLLVLGLGAQPGWSRPLFPEPVLSQLGPASPAITEAREQFDQGEFEDARRTLLEGLDAPDLTDDQLVEMYRLLGLTALYLGDEPQARDAYEKLLQARPDYELPRSSPPKLRALYARIREDIKSRRVRPVTLDADPIPDPPGGEPVVVEATIQDLALGARARLFYRRAGDEAYNSVDFARERGPDGRPRERYRAVLPAYEVPTEAEAYEMEYYFEVADAAQRRLAGRGDSFQPLIFQVAPRAVRAGAAADPSSRPWYKSPWLWVGVGAVAIGATAGIVALTSGEERGRVPITIRVEPPAP
- a CDS encoding response regulator yields the protein MSRILIIEDEQDLAGLVDYNLRAAGFETETANTGASGLAKARAHPPDLVLLDLMLPDVAGSEVLRMLKADTELRKASVIIVSAKGQESDRVQGLELGADDYVVKPFSVRELLLRVKAVLRRADAEDGPAAVLASGDISLDTTRHQVRVKGEEVLLTALEFRLLRTLLERSDRVQTREVLLSDVWGIQAEIHTRTVDTHIKRLREKLGPAGDIIETVRGVGYKLSPP
- a CDS encoding sensor histidine kinase — protein: MPLRATLLPLLLPAVVVATLVAILDGPKEVVAAALVALAGSLMSLGMSRGTLQRQLDLLARHTRDRAEGGPSTAPSVVPERLDEVAGLEGAIDSLHAQLSARNTALTQEARTLTAVMDGMTESIWVTDEEGTVVRHNDALRAMLASTGSPLTGQRPLALIRNEALHDAVMRACRESASSHLELTLDGLFPRTLSIRVTPLAKDLPGSAAVFHDVTELRRLEKVRKDFVANVSHELRTPITAVRGYAETLQGGALNDPVMAPKMVEIIHRQSERLSELVEDLLELSRLESREVSLKLARVTLADAAARAADTVRPKAEGKGQVISLHVPQNLLAVGDTRAVEQVLLNLLDNAVKYTPAGGRVDVYGACEGGRCVVRVKDTGVGIEAKHLSRIFERFYRVDKGRSRDMGGTGLGLAIVKHLLQAMDGEVKVESQPNEGSTFTIFLPLAASSSAATG